AACCGCTGTGTTAACTAAAGATCCCATAACTCCTGTTATCCATCCAGATACAAAAACATTCTTAGTAAATTTAATAGTAAGTTTATAAACATAATAAGCTACTATACCTATAAGCATCCTTGGTAATACAGATACTAATGGATTTACAAATGCAAAAGAAGTTATTGTAGGCATAGTAAGCGCTTTTAATAAACTTGTCGCTCCAAATATAAAACCTACTGTAATTCCAACTACAGGTCCTTCTATTATTGCACCTATAATTACAGGTATATGCATTATAGTTGCATTAGTTGGTCCTATAGGAATAAATCCTAAAGGTGTCATAGATAACATAATAGAAATAGCTGATAACACTCCTATTATTGCCATCCTTCTAACATCAGTCTTCTTTTTTTGTCTTAATTTAACTTTTGAATCCTTTGGTGATTCCATCACAATCTCCACTTCTGATGGACTTAATACTTCTACTTCTGATGATTCCAAATTCCTCATAAAAATACACCTCCGTTCCAGCTCATAAAAGATGCCGGACTTCTAAATTTTATTTTTCGCTATAGTAAAGTCAAGCTCTAAAAATTAGATACCTGCTATAACAAAACAATTGTATCAATAGTAATTTACATTGTCAATAATTCTTGATTACGAGCTATATCTTTATGTGAGCGTATTTCTCCTATAGAATCCGCATTTTTTATCGCATTTATTATACTTTTTTCTACAACCTCTGTAGCTAAAGATCCTAAAAGCGTAATATCTGTTTCAACTTCTCCCGTAGCCATAGTAAATATAGTATCTCCATCATGAGGGGTATGTATAGGGAATATAGCTTTTGCATAACCATTATGTGCCATTTGAGATATTTTTTTACACTCAGCTTTATTTAATTTAGCATTAGTAGCTACAATACCTATAGTAGTGTTATCTATACTAAATCCACCTTTATTGACTCCATTTTTCATCAATTCATAGCTGTTTAGCATGTTTTTCTTCTCATTATCCATAGTTCCTGCTATAACTTTCCCATTTTCATATACATCTCCAAAAGCATTTACTGCAACTAAAGCAGATACAACTAATCCGTTAGGAAGTTTAATTGAATGACTACCTATTCCACCCTTCATTGCATATTCTATACCTTTAATTTTACCAACTGTAGCTCCGCAACCCGCTCCAAAATTCCCTTGGTTTAACTTTGTATCACTTGCTACCTCACAAGCTCTATATCCCATCTCTATATTAGGTCTAGACTTCGGATTTCCAACTCCTAAATCAAACAGTACTGCACCTACGACTATAGGAACCTTAGTAACACCTACATCAAAACCTATATTCTGTTCTTCTAAATATCTACTTACACCACATGTAGACTCTAATCCAAAAGCTGAACCACCAGATAAAACAACTGCATGTACTTTTTGAATCATATTTATAGGATTTAATAAATCTGTTTCTCGTGTACCCGGACCTCCACCTCTAACATCAACACCACAAACAGCACCTTTTTCACATATAACAACTGTGCATCCAGTTAATCCTTCTTTATCTTCAACTTGCCCTACTTTTAATCCCTTAACATCTAGTATATTATTATACATATCCTTTAACTCCTCTTATAGATACCTCTCCTGAAATAATTTCTTTTATAATACTATCTTTTGTTTGTACTACTAAATTACCCTCTTGATTTATATCTAAACATCTAATCAACTCTTTTTCTTCACCTTTAATCAAGTACACATCTTTACCTATAATAGCAGAGTAATTTCTACATATATTTAAAATTTCTTCTTTAGAATCTTCATTTATATATTTTATATATAGTTTCTCGAACTCTTCTAATATATTCCTAACTATATCAACTCTAGATATTTTATGACCTTCTTTATATAATGAAGTCGCAATTTCAGATATTTCCTGGGAAAACTCCATAGTTTTAACATTTATGCCTATTCCTAAGATAATATAATTTATTCTCTCGATTTCTGCTGATAGTTCAGTAAGAATACCTGCAATCTTCTTATTATTTATTATTATATCATTTGGCCACTTTATAGTTGTTTCTATCCCTAAATTATTTAAAGCTTTAGCTATACTAGCCCCAGCTATTAAAGTTATAAAAGGTGCTTTTTGTGGTACTATCTTTGGTTTTAATATAATACTCATCCAAATACCTTCTTTAGATTTAGAATACCACTGCCTACCTATTCTTCCTTTTCCTTTTGTTTGCTCTTCACTAATAATCACAGTTCCTTCTAGTTCCTGCAAAGCTACTTTTTTAGCATAATCATTAGTAGAATCTATAGTCTCAAAATGAACTATTTTTCTCCCCATAACCTTAGTTTCTAGTCTATGAGAAATACTTTGATATGTTAGTAAATCCTTTGAGTCTTCTATTAATTTATATCCCTTTCTATTTACAAATTCAATATTGTATCCTTCTTCTTTTAAAGCATTCATGTGTTTCCATATTGAAGATCTAGATATCCCTAACTTTTTAGCTAGTTCTTGTTCTGAAATAAAATCATCTTTACTATTTAGTATATCTTTTATTATTTTCTCTCTCATATTCCACCCCTATTCAACTTTACTAATTATTATAATAAGTAATTATATATTAGGTTTATTAAAGTTAATACATAGTCTTTAATTCACATACCTAAACATAAAAAACTCTATATTTATATAATATCCTTAATCGTAAAAAAGAGCCTTTAAAGGCTCTTTTCTATTGTTGATTTTCATC
The Romboutsia ilealis genome window above contains:
- a CDS encoding ECF transporter S component; translated protein: MRNLESSEVEVLSPSEVEIVMESPKDSKVKLRQKKKTDVRRMAIIGVLSAISIMLSMTPLGFIPIGPTNATIMHIPVIIGAIIEGPVVGITVGFIFGATSLLKALTMPTITSFAFVNPLVSVLPRMLIGIVAYYVYKLTIKFTKNVFVSGWITGVMGSLVNTAVVLGMIYILYGARYAEALGESASAAKTLILTLVATNGIPESIVGGFVVSAVCVVFNKRKK
- a CDS encoding biotin--[acetyl-CoA-carboxylase] ligase produces the protein MREKIIKDILNSKDDFISEQELAKKLGISRSSIWKHMNALKEEGYNIEFVNRKGYKLIEDSKDLLTYQSISHRLETKVMGRKIVHFETIDSTNDYAKKVALQELEGTVIISEEQTKGKGRIGRQWYSKSKEGIWMSIILKPKIVPQKAPFITLIAGASIAKALNNLGIETTIKWPNDIIINNKKIAGILTELSAEIERINYIILGIGINVKTMEFSQEISEIATSLYKEGHKISRVDIVRNILEEFEKLYIKYINEDSKEEILNICRNYSAIIGKDVYLIKGEEKELIRCLDINQEGNLVVQTKDSIIKEIISGEVSIRGVKGYV
- a CDS encoding P1 family peptidase, with translation MYNNILDVKGLKVGQVEDKEGLTGCTVVICEKGAVCGVDVRGGGPGTRETDLLNPINMIQKVHAVVLSGGSAFGLESTCGVSRYLEEQNIGFDVGVTKVPIVVGAVLFDLGVGNPKSRPNIEMGYRACEVASDTKLNQGNFGAGCGATVGKIKGIEYAMKGGIGSHSIKLPNGLVVSALVAVNAFGDVYENGKVIAGTMDNEKKNMLNSYELMKNGVNKGGFSIDNTTIGIVATNAKLNKAECKKISQMAHNGYAKAIFPIHTPHDGDTIFTMATGEVETDITLLGSLATEVVEKSIINAIKNADSIGEIRSHKDIARNQELLTM